The DNA segment TTATACGCATAAATTTACCCCTTCCGTATCTATATAAAAATGAGCAAGCATTTTTCTGCTGCTCATTAATTACGTCCTGATTTTTGCTTAATTAAGTCTACCAAACTCATTTGAATAATGAGTAGTAAAATTCCTCCAGTAATCATTCCTAATACAAATGTACTTTTTTCTACATTCATACCTGTTAATACAAGTGCTAGACCACCTAATGCCATACCAATAAAGTATAACACAAGTACGGTTTGTTTCTGACTTAAACCTTTATCTAAAAGTCTATGATGCAAATGACCTTTATCAGCCTGCATAATAGGACGTCTGTTTATAAATCGTCTTAAAATAGCAAAAGCAGTATCAAATATAGGTATCCCTAATATTATAACCGGCAATACAACTGATATAGTTGTAAAGCTTTTCATAACACCCTTTACGGATATAACAGCTAACATAAAACCTAAAAATAATGCTCCTGTATCACCCATAAATATCTTAGCAGGATTAAAATTGTACGGTAAAAATCCAAAAGCTGCACCAGCTAAAATTGCTGATATTAGAATTATACCTGTATAAAAAGGAAATATATCTACAAATGTTGATGCTACAAACATCAATGATATTGAAGCAATCCCTGCAACTCCAGCTGCTAAACCATCAAGTCCATCAATTAAATTTAAAGTATTAGTTATACCTACAATCCAAAAAATTGTTATAGGTATAGATAAATAATTAAGATTTATGATTTCTCCACTAAATGGTTTTGAAATAAAGGATATTTTTATCCCTCCCCAAATCAAAACACCTGCTGCTGCTATTTGACCTAATAGCTTAATCTTTGCAGGTAAATTTTTAGTATCATCAATTATACCAGTAACTGCTATTATAGTACCACCAATTAATATGCTAATTAAACTTTTGTCCATTTGTATGTATCCTGCAAAACTAAATATTATTATACTTAGTACCGTAGAAACATATATAGCTAAGCCTCCAAGCCTAGGAATAGGTTTTTTATGAACTCGTCTCTCATCTTTTGGTATATCTATTGCTCCTAATTTATACGCTATTTTTTTTGCTAATGGAGTAGTTATATACGATATTAATAATGCTACTAAAAATGGTATGACATACTTAGTCATTATACCACTCCTTCTATTTACATAAATTGATAATTCACCTTTTGACAAAAAGTCTTCATTAAGATTTTACTTTAATTTAAAAATAAAGTCAATTATCTTAATCTTTATTATTTATAGCTGTAAATTATTGTTGCTAAATAGCATTGTCAAAAATAGATACAATATGAACTAATACGTAATGGTAAATGTATTAAAATCATTTTTTAATATTTGGGTATCAAATAACATTAGAACAATAATATTATTGTTATTATAGCCATTTATAGATTTTTTATGACCTATAAAATATTACCTTTTTAACATTTAATTGTTTTAAATGTAATATCAATATTACTACCTTCACAAAATTATTTTTCTTTAAATACTTAAATTATGAAGATCATTGTAATAAAAATTTAATAATAGTAAGCCTAGATTGTCCATTTATATTATGGACAATATGTCAATATTTGTTTTTTTGCACACTCCTATAAAGAAACTATTACAGTATATATTATTACTTGATGTATAAAAGTAATTCTTTAATAAAAAAGTCTTCCATAAGAAATAAGATGGAAAACTTCAAATATAATTCTAATACGTTTATATCTAGATTATTCATAGAAATTATGATCATTGAGTTTCATATTAGAGAATGAATATGAGGTACAACTCAATATGTCCTTGAAATCACTACAATCTTCTATTTAGAATATTACAGCATATTAATTAAGCGTTATATGAATAATCAAGGTTAAATATTTTAAATTTTATTATCATAACTAACTCTATTTATATTAAAATTTCATCATTAATAACCCATAGTATCACTAAGTGAATCGTCATTTTGAATCCATTCATCAACATCTATAGTCCTAAATTCATCTTTTGAATCTCTTATGACAACTTTCTTTATCCCTGCATTAATAATCATTCTTTTACACATAGTACATGAATTTGCGTTCTTTACAAATTCTCCTGTTTGCACATCTCTACCTACTAAGTATAAATCTCCTCCAAGCATATCTCTTCTACTTGCAGATATAATACAGTTTGCTTCAGCATGAACGCTTCTACATTTTTCATAGTTTTGTCCTCTTGGTATATTAAGCTTTTCTCTTATGCAATAGCCTAAGTCTGTACAATTTTTTCTTCCTCTAGGTGCACCTGTATAACCAGTAGCTATAATCTCGTCATTTTTTACTATTATAGCACCATAATTACGTCTAAGGCATGTACCCCTTTCTAATACAGTTTGAGCAATATCTAGATAATAATTATATTTGTCTCTTCGCTTCATTTTATTCACCCCACTTTATTTATAATGATGTGAAATTTAACCAAATTTGCTTAAAAGGCAAAAGCTCCTGCTTTTGCCCTTTAACACTATTTTGTTCCGAATAATCTATCTCCTGCATCACCTAAACCTGGTATTATGTATGCATGGTCATTAAGTTTTTCATCAACACTTGCAACATAAATATCAACATCAGGATGTGCTTCTTTAACAACTTCTATTCCCTCAGGAGCAGCTATTAGACAAACTAGTTTTATACTT comes from the Abyssisolibacter fermentans genome and includes:
- a CDS encoding MraY family glycosyltransferase: MTKYVIPFLVALLISYITTPLAKKIAYKLGAIDIPKDERRVHKKPIPRLGGLAIYVSTVLSIIIFSFAGYIQMDKSLISILIGGTIIAVTGIIDDTKNLPAKIKLLGQIAAAGVLIWGGIKISFISKPFSGEIINLNYLSIPITIFWIVGITNTLNLIDGLDGLAAGVAGIASISLMFVASTFVDIFPFYTGIILISAILAGAAFGFLPYNFNPAKIFMGDTGALFLGFMLAVISVKGVMKSFTTISVVLPVIILGIPIFDTAFAILRRFINRRPIMQADKGHLHHRLLDKGLSQKQTVLVLYFIGMALGGLALVLTGMNVEKSTFVLGMITGGILLLIIQMSLVDLIKQKSGRN
- a CDS encoding deoxycytidylate deaminase, with amino-acid sequence MKRRDKYNYYLDIAQTVLERGTCLRRNYGAIIVKNDEIIATGYTGAPRGRKNCTDLGYCIREKLNIPRGQNYEKCRSVHAEANCIISASRRDMLGGDLYLVGRDVQTGEFVKNANSCTMCKRMIINAGIKKVVIRDSKDEFRTIDVDEWIQNDDSLSDTMGY